From Macaca fascicularis isolate 582-1 chromosome 14, T2T-MFA8v1.1, a single genomic window includes:
- the LMNTD2 gene encoding lamin tail domain-containing protein 2 isoform X6 has product MDPSASDLSENIQAPTGEGFRLEDVDWNSIAHRYPNLFISLEPNSKQKQPRPWPQLDTGSSESSGKHSERHHKTVEWGCLPCLNTSSSGGVDSDSSSCRPGLPSLVQVVGHPPRDHRASSKQALVQARSSSRDLEDLQKIHSPRHGEPLLAPQPCTDPDHWSPEHLQSPTGLKIVAVSCREKFVRIFNPSQESTADLSGMVLKQVVRGLPERLYRFPPGTLLAPRHHITVWGEGTRSAKKPPRASSGREPVRLLSSRGCATLLLSPKGEVLSEHQIPRRETPAPRVFDDGTDLSIDRFPLPEVGPGADTCKPQRPPRPLRKGRVREPRVSRRRPRTRGLLPPMSSGKLFHAREGPARPENPEIPVPQHLPTIPGDPTLPSPPAEAGLGLENCRLRKEHQVRVCRKSVDRSCPLVALSVQSTAESRFGFRFLSCLPVTTDTCRGA; this is encoded by the exons ATGGACCCAAGTGCAAGTGACCTCTCTGAAAACATTCAGGCCCCCACTGGGGAG GGCTTTCGGCTGGAGGACGTGGACTGGAACAGCATTGCCCACCGGTACCCCAACCTCTTCATCAGCCTGGAGCCCAACTCAAAGCAAAA GCAGCCCCGGCCCTGGCCACAGCTGGACACAGGGAGCTCAGAGTCCTCTGGAAAGCACTCTGAGCGGCATCACAAGACCGTGGAGTGGGGCTGCCTGCCCTGTCTGAACACCAGCAGCTCAGGGGGCGTTGACTCCGACTCCAGCAGCTGCCGGCCGGGCCTGCCTTCCCTCGTGCAGGTGGTAGGGCACCCACCCCGGGACCACCGCGCTTCCTCCAAGCAGGCGCTGGTGCAGGCCAGGAGCTCCAGCAGGGACCTGGAAG ATCTGCAGAAAATCCACTCACCCAGGCACGGCGAGCCACTCCTGGCGCCCCAACCCTGCACAGACCCTGACCATTGGAGCCCGGAACACCTGCAGAG CCCGACAGGCCTGAAGATCGTGGCCGTGAGCTGCCGGGAGAAGTTCGTCCGCATCTTCAACCCGTCGCAGGAGAGCACGGCCGACCTGAGCGGCATGGTGCTGAAGCAGGTGGTGCGCGGCTTGCCGGAGCGCCTGTACCGCTTCCCGCCGGGCACGCTGCTGGCCCCGCGGCACCACATCACG GTCTGGGGCGAGGGGACCCGCAGCGCCAAGAAGCCGCCGCGCGCGTCCTCGGGCCGGGAGCCCGTCCGCCTCCTCTCCAGCCGCGGCTGCGCGACGCTGCTCCTGAGCCCCAAGGGCGAG GTCCTCAGTGAGCACCAGATCCCACGCCGCGAGACTCCGGCCCCGAGGGTCTTCGACGACGGCACCGACTTGTCCATCGACCGCTTCCCGCTCCCTGAAGTCGGGCCCGGCGCTGACACCTGCAAGCCGCAGCGCCCACCTCGACCCCTGCGCAAAGGCCGGGTGCGGGAGCCCCGGGTCAGTCGCCGGAGACCAAG GACGCGGGGCCTGCTGCCCCCAATGAGCTCGGGGAAACTCTTCCACGCGCGGGAGGGGCCCGCGCGGCCCGAGAACCCCGAGATCCCCGTGCCGCAGCACCTGCCCACCATCCCGGGTGACCCCACCCTGCCGTCGCCTCCCGCAGAGGccgggctggggctggagaaCTGTCGGCTCCGGAAGGAGCACCAAGTTCGG GTGTGCCGGAAGAGCGTGGACCGGAGCTGCCCCCTGGTGGCCCTGTCGGTGCAGAGCACGGCGGAGAGCAGATTCGGCTTCCGCTTCCTCAGCTGCCTGCCGGTCACCACGGACACCTGCCGCGGCGCCTAG
- the LMNTD2 gene encoding lamin tail domain-containing protein 2 isoform X5 encodes MDPSASDLSENIQAPTGEGFRLEDVDWNSIAHRYPNLFISLEPNSKQKQPRPWPQLDTGSSESSGKHSERHHKTVEWGCLPCLNTSSSGGVDSDSSSCRPGLPSLVQVVGHPPRDHRASSKQALVQARSSSRDLEDLQKIHSPRHGEPLLAPQPCTDPDHWSPEHLQSPTGLKIVAVSCREKFVRIFNPSQESTADLSGMVLKQVVRGLPERLYRFPPGTLLAPRHHITVRPGPGARPRRPSPAAPHPPLRALPGLGRGDPQRQEAAARVLGPGARPPPLQPRLRDAAPEPQGRGLCGPPGGRPGLGCGGDRRAPQVLSEHQIPRRETPAPRVFDDGTDLSIDRFPLPEVGPGADTCKPQRPPRPLRKGRVREPRVSRRRPRTRGLLPPMSSGKLFHAREGPARPENPEIPVPQHLPTIPGDPTLPSPPAEAGLGLENCRLRKEHQVRVCRKSVDRSCPLVALSVQSTAESRFGFRFLSCLPVTTDTCRGA; translated from the exons ATGGACCCAAGTGCAAGTGACCTCTCTGAAAACATTCAGGCCCCCACTGGGGAG GGCTTTCGGCTGGAGGACGTGGACTGGAACAGCATTGCCCACCGGTACCCCAACCTCTTCATCAGCCTGGAGCCCAACTCAAAGCAAAA GCAGCCCCGGCCCTGGCCACAGCTGGACACAGGGAGCTCAGAGTCCTCTGGAAAGCACTCTGAGCGGCATCACAAGACCGTGGAGTGGGGCTGCCTGCCCTGTCTGAACACCAGCAGCTCAGGGGGCGTTGACTCCGACTCCAGCAGCTGCCGGCCGGGCCTGCCTTCCCTCGTGCAGGTGGTAGGGCACCCACCCCGGGACCACCGCGCTTCCTCCAAGCAGGCGCTGGTGCAGGCCAGGAGCTCCAGCAGGGACCTGGAAG ATCTGCAGAAAATCCACTCACCCAGGCACGGCGAGCCACTCCTGGCGCCCCAACCCTGCACAGACCCTGACCATTGGAGCCCGGAACACCTGCAGAG CCCGACAGGCCTGAAGATCGTGGCCGTGAGCTGCCGGGAGAAGTTCGTCCGCATCTTCAACCCGTCGCAGGAGAGCACGGCCGACCTGAGCGGCATGGTGCTGAAGCAGGTGGTGCGCGGCTTGCCGGAGCGCCTGTACCGCTTCCCGCCGGGCACGCTGCTGGCCCCGCGGCACCACATCACGGTGCGCCCCGGCCCGGGAGCCCGGCCCCGACGGCCCAGCCCGGCCGCCCCTCACCCGCCGCTCCGCGCCCTTCCAGGTCTGGGGCGAGGGGACCCGCAGCGCCAAGAAGCCGCCGCGCGCGTCCTCGGGCCGGGAGCCCGTCCGCCTCCTCTCCAGCCGCGGCTGCGCGACGCTGCTCCTGAGCCCCAAGGGCGAGGTCTGTGCGGGCCCCCGGGGGGCCGGCCGGGGCTGGGGTGTGGGGGTGACCGACGCGCCCCGCAGGTCCTCAGTGAGCACCAGATCCCACGCCGCGAGACTCCGGCCCCGAGGGTCTTCGACGACGGCACCGACTTGTCCATCGACCGCTTCCCGCTCCCTGAAGTCGGGCCCGGCGCTGACACCTGCAAGCCGCAGCGCCCACCTCGACCCCTGCGCAAAGGCCGGGTGCGGGAGCCCCGGGTCAGTCGCCGGAGACCAAG GACGCGGGGCCTGCTGCCCCCAATGAGCTCGGGGAAACTCTTCCACGCGCGGGAGGGGCCCGCGCGGCCCGAGAACCCCGAGATCCCCGTGCCGCAGCACCTGCCCACCATCCCGGGTGACCCCACCCTGCCGTCGCCTCCCGCAGAGGccgggctggggctggagaaCTGTCGGCTCCGGAAGGAGCACCAAGTTCGG GTGTGCCGGAAGAGCGTGGACCGGAGCTGCCCCCTGGTGGCCCTGTCGGTGCAGAGCACGGCGGAGAGCAGATTCGGCTTCCGCTTCCTCAGCTGCCTGCCGGTCACCACGGACACCTGCCGCGGCGCCTAG
- the LMNTD2 gene encoding lamin tail domain-containing protein 2 isoform X3, translating into MAPKSGQGVEEAEEEALLSPTERESVSGHRGPPAGAPAAPETPTCLPDTTPHPTRAACSADLQLALESLDPRTLRLLWKQRELEIQALRWAVQNGKDTRLCHILEEVAGISPKRSSHSQEKFLQNQVQKLTLELKEQKERAQWVRRGHREWAGSWCWGARLRLAWGPSAEDPPHHHPRALPEQEKEHLEERLLQTTRTLQEVEAELQNLQKSCLLQLARSSWVGRMLRSQTGSVEVVTAETLMDPSASDLSENIQAPTGEGFRLEDVDWNSIAHRYPNLFISLEPNSKQKQPRPWPQLDTGSSESSGKHSERHHKTVEWGCLPCLNTSSSGGVDSDSSSCRPGLPSLVQVVGHPPRDHRASSKQALVQARSSSRDLEDLQKIHSPRHGEPLLAPQPCTDPDHWSPEHLQSPTGLKIVAVSCREKFVRIFNPSQESTADLSGMVLKQVVRGLPERLYRFPPGTLLAPRHHITVWGEGTRSAKKPPRASSGREPVRLLSSRGCATLLLSPKGEVLSEHQIPRRETPAPRVFDDGTDLSIDRFPLPEVGPGADTCKPQRPPRPLRKGRVREPRVSRRRPRTRGLLPPMSSGKLFHAREGPARPENPEIPVPQHLPTIPGDPTLPSPPAEAGLGLENCRLRKEHQVRVCRKSVDRSCPLVALSVQSTAESRFGFRFLSCLPVTTDTCRGA; encoded by the exons ATGGCCCCCAAGTCTGGCCAGGGGGTTGAAGAAGCCGAGGAAGAGGCTCTCCTGTCCCccacagagcgagagtctgtcagTGGTCACCGGGGACCTCCAGCAGGCGCACCTGCAGCCCCCGAGACCCCCACATGCCTGCCAGACACCACGCCCCACCCCACACGGGCGGCCTGCTCTGCTGACCTGCA gttGGCTCTTGAGTCCCTGGACCCTCGCACACTGCGGCTGCTGTGGAAGCAGCGAGAACTGGAGATCCAGGCCTTGCGGTGGGCCGTCCAGAATGGCAAGGACACCCGGCTCTGCCACATCCTGGAGGAAGTGGCAGGGATTTCACCCAAGAG GAGCTCCCACAGTCAGGAGAAGTTCCTGCAGAACCAGGTCCAGAAGCTGACCCTGGAGTTGAAGGAACAGAAAGAGCGAGCCCAGTGGGTGAGGCGGGGGCACAGGGAGTGGGCAGGGTCCTGGTGTTGGGGAGCCAGGCTGCGGCTGGCCTGGGGGCCTTCTGCAGAAgaccccccccaccaccacccacggGCCCTCCCGGAGCAGGAGAAGGAGCACCTGGAGGAGCGGCTGTTGCAGACCACCCGCACGCTGCAGGAGGTGGAGGCCGAGCTACAGAACTTGCAGAAGTCCTGCCTCCTGCAGCTGGCCCGCTCCTCGTGGGTGGGCCGCATGCTACGATCCCAGACTGGCAGTGTGGAG GTGGTGACGGCAGAGACTCTGATGGACCCAAGTGCAAGTGACCTCTCTGAAAACATTCAGGCCCCCACTGGGGAG GGCTTTCGGCTGGAGGACGTGGACTGGAACAGCATTGCCCACCGGTACCCCAACCTCTTCATCAGCCTGGAGCCCAACTCAAAGCAAAA GCAGCCCCGGCCCTGGCCACAGCTGGACACAGGGAGCTCAGAGTCCTCTGGAAAGCACTCTGAGCGGCATCACAAGACCGTGGAGTGGGGCTGCCTGCCCTGTCTGAACACCAGCAGCTCAGGGGGCGTTGACTCCGACTCCAGCAGCTGCCGGCCGGGCCTGCCTTCCCTCGTGCAGGTGGTAGGGCACCCACCCCGGGACCACCGCGCTTCCTCCAAGCAGGCGCTGGTGCAGGCCAGGAGCTCCAGCAGGGACCTGGAAG ATCTGCAGAAAATCCACTCACCCAGGCACGGCGAGCCACTCCTGGCGCCCCAACCCTGCACAGACCCTGACCATTGGAGCCCGGAACACCTGCAGAG CCCGACAGGCCTGAAGATCGTGGCCGTGAGCTGCCGGGAGAAGTTCGTCCGCATCTTCAACCCGTCGCAGGAGAGCACGGCCGACCTGAGCGGCATGGTGCTGAAGCAGGTGGTGCGCGGCTTGCCGGAGCGCCTGTACCGCTTCCCGCCGGGCACGCTGCTGGCCCCGCGGCACCACATCACG GTCTGGGGCGAGGGGACCCGCAGCGCCAAGAAGCCGCCGCGCGCGTCCTCGGGCCGGGAGCCCGTCCGCCTCCTCTCCAGCCGCGGCTGCGCGACGCTGCTCCTGAGCCCCAAGGGCGAG GTCCTCAGTGAGCACCAGATCCCACGCCGCGAGACTCCGGCCCCGAGGGTCTTCGACGACGGCACCGACTTGTCCATCGACCGCTTCCCGCTCCCTGAAGTCGGGCCCGGCGCTGACACCTGCAAGCCGCAGCGCCCACCTCGACCCCTGCGCAAAGGCCGGGTGCGGGAGCCCCGGGTCAGTCGCCGGAGACCAAG GACGCGGGGCCTGCTGCCCCCAATGAGCTCGGGGAAACTCTTCCACGCGCGGGAGGGGCCCGCGCGGCCCGAGAACCCCGAGATCCCCGTGCCGCAGCACCTGCCCACCATCCCGGGTGACCCCACCCTGCCGTCGCCTCCCGCAGAGGccgggctggggctggagaaCTGTCGGCTCCGGAAGGAGCACCAAGTTCGG GTGTGCCGGAAGAGCGTGGACCGGAGCTGCCCCCTGGTGGCCCTGTCGGTGCAGAGCACGGCGGAGAGCAGATTCGGCTTCCGCTTCCTCAGCTGCCTGCCGGTCACCACGGACACCTGCCGCGGCGCCTAG
- the LMNTD2 gene encoding lamin tail domain-containing protein 2 isoform X1, with translation MAPKSGQGVEEAEEEALLSPTERESVSGHRGPPAGAPAAPETPTCLPDTTPHPTRAACSADLQLALESLDPRTLRLLWKQRELEIQALRWAVQNGKDTRLCHILEEVAGISPKRSSHSQEKFLQNQVQKLTLELKEQKERAQWVRRGHREWAGSWCWGARLRLAWGPSAEDPPHHHPRALPEQEKEHLEERLLQTTRTLQEVEAELQNLQKSCLLQLARSSWVGRMLRSQTGSVEVVTAETLMDPSASDLSENIQAPTGEGFRLEDVDWNSIAHRYPNLFISLEPNSKQKQPRPWPQLDTGSSESSGKHSERHHKTVEWGCLPCLNTSSSGGVDSDSSSCRPGLPSLVQVVGHPPRDHRASSKQALVQARSSSRDLEDLQKIHSPRHGEPLLAPQPCTDPDHWSPEHLQSPTGLKIVAVSCREKFVRIFNPSQESTADLSGMVLKQVVRGLPERLYRFPPGTLLAPRHHITVRPGPGARPRRPSPAAPHPPLRALPGLGRGDPQRQEAAARVLGPGARPPPLQPRLRDAAPEPQGRGLCGPPGGRPGLGCGGDRRAPQVLSEHQIPRRETPAPRVFDDGTDLSIDRFPLPEVGPGADTCKPQRPPRPLRKGRVREPRVSRRRPRTRGLLPPMSSGKLFHAREGPARPENPEIPVPQHLPTIPGDPTLPSPPAEAGLGLENCRLRKEHQVRVCRKSVDRSCPLVALSVQSTAESRFGFRFLSCLPVTTDTCRGA, from the exons ATGGCCCCCAAGTCTGGCCAGGGGGTTGAAGAAGCCGAGGAAGAGGCTCTCCTGTCCCccacagagcgagagtctgtcagTGGTCACCGGGGACCTCCAGCAGGCGCACCTGCAGCCCCCGAGACCCCCACATGCCTGCCAGACACCACGCCCCACCCCACACGGGCGGCCTGCTCTGCTGACCTGCA gttGGCTCTTGAGTCCCTGGACCCTCGCACACTGCGGCTGCTGTGGAAGCAGCGAGAACTGGAGATCCAGGCCTTGCGGTGGGCCGTCCAGAATGGCAAGGACACCCGGCTCTGCCACATCCTGGAGGAAGTGGCAGGGATTTCACCCAAGAG GAGCTCCCACAGTCAGGAGAAGTTCCTGCAGAACCAGGTCCAGAAGCTGACCCTGGAGTTGAAGGAACAGAAAGAGCGAGCCCAGTGGGTGAGGCGGGGGCACAGGGAGTGGGCAGGGTCCTGGTGTTGGGGAGCCAGGCTGCGGCTGGCCTGGGGGCCTTCTGCAGAAgaccccccccaccaccacccacggGCCCTCCCGGAGCAGGAGAAGGAGCACCTGGAGGAGCGGCTGTTGCAGACCACCCGCACGCTGCAGGAGGTGGAGGCCGAGCTACAGAACTTGCAGAAGTCCTGCCTCCTGCAGCTGGCCCGCTCCTCGTGGGTGGGCCGCATGCTACGATCCCAGACTGGCAGTGTGGAG GTGGTGACGGCAGAGACTCTGATGGACCCAAGTGCAAGTGACCTCTCTGAAAACATTCAGGCCCCCACTGGGGAG GGCTTTCGGCTGGAGGACGTGGACTGGAACAGCATTGCCCACCGGTACCCCAACCTCTTCATCAGCCTGGAGCCCAACTCAAAGCAAAA GCAGCCCCGGCCCTGGCCACAGCTGGACACAGGGAGCTCAGAGTCCTCTGGAAAGCACTCTGAGCGGCATCACAAGACCGTGGAGTGGGGCTGCCTGCCCTGTCTGAACACCAGCAGCTCAGGGGGCGTTGACTCCGACTCCAGCAGCTGCCGGCCGGGCCTGCCTTCCCTCGTGCAGGTGGTAGGGCACCCACCCCGGGACCACCGCGCTTCCTCCAAGCAGGCGCTGGTGCAGGCCAGGAGCTCCAGCAGGGACCTGGAAG ATCTGCAGAAAATCCACTCACCCAGGCACGGCGAGCCACTCCTGGCGCCCCAACCCTGCACAGACCCTGACCATTGGAGCCCGGAACACCTGCAGAG CCCGACAGGCCTGAAGATCGTGGCCGTGAGCTGCCGGGAGAAGTTCGTCCGCATCTTCAACCCGTCGCAGGAGAGCACGGCCGACCTGAGCGGCATGGTGCTGAAGCAGGTGGTGCGCGGCTTGCCGGAGCGCCTGTACCGCTTCCCGCCGGGCACGCTGCTGGCCCCGCGGCACCACATCACGGTGCGCCCCGGCCCGGGAGCCCGGCCCCGACGGCCCAGCCCGGCCGCCCCTCACCCGCCGCTCCGCGCCCTTCCAGGTCTGGGGCGAGGGGACCCGCAGCGCCAAGAAGCCGCCGCGCGCGTCCTCGGGCCGGGAGCCCGTCCGCCTCCTCTCCAGCCGCGGCTGCGCGACGCTGCTCCTGAGCCCCAAGGGCGAGGTCTGTGCGGGCCCCCGGGGGGCCGGCCGGGGCTGGGGTGTGGGGGTGACCGACGCGCCCCGCAGGTCCTCAGTGAGCACCAGATCCCACGCCGCGAGACTCCGGCCCCGAGGGTCTTCGACGACGGCACCGACTTGTCCATCGACCGCTTCCCGCTCCCTGAAGTCGGGCCCGGCGCTGACACCTGCAAGCCGCAGCGCCCACCTCGACCCCTGCGCAAAGGCCGGGTGCGGGAGCCCCGGGTCAGTCGCCGGAGACCAAG GACGCGGGGCCTGCTGCCCCCAATGAGCTCGGGGAAACTCTTCCACGCGCGGGAGGGGCCCGCGCGGCCCGAGAACCCCGAGATCCCCGTGCCGCAGCACCTGCCCACCATCCCGGGTGACCCCACCCTGCCGTCGCCTCCCGCAGAGGccgggctggggctggagaaCTGTCGGCTCCGGAAGGAGCACCAAGTTCGG GTGTGCCGGAAGAGCGTGGACCGGAGCTGCCCCCTGGTGGCCCTGTCGGTGCAGAGCACGGCGGAGAGCAGATTCGGCTTCCGCTTCCTCAGCTGCCTGCCGGTCACCACGGACACCTGCCGCGGCGCCTAG
- the LMNTD2 gene encoding lamin tail domain-containing protein 2 isoform X2: MAPKSGQGVEEAEEEALLSPTERESVSGHRGPPAGAPAAPETPTCLPDTTPHPTRAACSADLQLALESLDPRTLRLLWKQRELEIQALRWAVQNGKDTRLCHILEEVAGISPKRSSHSQEKFLQNQVQKLTLELKEQKERAQWEKEHLEERLLQTTRTLQEVEAELQNLQKSCLLQLARSSWVGRMLRSQTGSVEVVTAETLMDPSASDLSENIQAPTGEGFRLEDVDWNSIAHRYPNLFISLEPNSKQKQPRPWPQLDTGSSESSGKHSERHHKTVEWGCLPCLNTSSSGGVDSDSSSCRPGLPSLVQVVGHPPRDHRASSKQALVQARSSSRDLEDLQKIHSPRHGEPLLAPQPCTDPDHWSPEHLQSPTGLKIVAVSCREKFVRIFNPSQESTADLSGMVLKQVVRGLPERLYRFPPGTLLAPRHHITVRPGPGARPRRPSPAAPHPPLRALPGLGRGDPQRQEAAARVLGPGARPPPLQPRLRDAAPEPQGRGLCGPPGGRPGLGCGGDRRAPQVLSEHQIPRRETPAPRVFDDGTDLSIDRFPLPEVGPGADTCKPQRPPRPLRKGRVREPRVSRRRPRTRGLLPPMSSGKLFHAREGPARPENPEIPVPQHLPTIPGDPTLPSPPAEAGLGLENCRLRKEHQVRVCRKSVDRSCPLVALSVQSTAESRFGFRFLSCLPVTTDTCRGA, from the exons ATGGCCCCCAAGTCTGGCCAGGGGGTTGAAGAAGCCGAGGAAGAGGCTCTCCTGTCCCccacagagcgagagtctgtcagTGGTCACCGGGGACCTCCAGCAGGCGCACCTGCAGCCCCCGAGACCCCCACATGCCTGCCAGACACCACGCCCCACCCCACACGGGCGGCCTGCTCTGCTGACCTGCA gttGGCTCTTGAGTCCCTGGACCCTCGCACACTGCGGCTGCTGTGGAAGCAGCGAGAACTGGAGATCCAGGCCTTGCGGTGGGCCGTCCAGAATGGCAAGGACACCCGGCTCTGCCACATCCTGGAGGAAGTGGCAGGGATTTCACCCAAGAG GAGCTCCCACAGTCAGGAGAAGTTCCTGCAGAACCAGGTCCAGAAGCTGACCCTGGAGTTGAAGGAACAGAAAGAGCGAGCCCAGTGG GAGAAGGAGCACCTGGAGGAGCGGCTGTTGCAGACCACCCGCACGCTGCAGGAGGTGGAGGCCGAGCTACAGAACTTGCAGAAGTCCTGCCTCCTGCAGCTGGCCCGCTCCTCGTGGGTGGGCCGCATGCTACGATCCCAGACTGGCAGTGTGGAG GTGGTGACGGCAGAGACTCTGATGGACCCAAGTGCAAGTGACCTCTCTGAAAACATTCAGGCCCCCACTGGGGAG GGCTTTCGGCTGGAGGACGTGGACTGGAACAGCATTGCCCACCGGTACCCCAACCTCTTCATCAGCCTGGAGCCCAACTCAAAGCAAAA GCAGCCCCGGCCCTGGCCACAGCTGGACACAGGGAGCTCAGAGTCCTCTGGAAAGCACTCTGAGCGGCATCACAAGACCGTGGAGTGGGGCTGCCTGCCCTGTCTGAACACCAGCAGCTCAGGGGGCGTTGACTCCGACTCCAGCAGCTGCCGGCCGGGCCTGCCTTCCCTCGTGCAGGTGGTAGGGCACCCACCCCGGGACCACCGCGCTTCCTCCAAGCAGGCGCTGGTGCAGGCCAGGAGCTCCAGCAGGGACCTGGAAG ATCTGCAGAAAATCCACTCACCCAGGCACGGCGAGCCACTCCTGGCGCCCCAACCCTGCACAGACCCTGACCATTGGAGCCCGGAACACCTGCAGAG CCCGACAGGCCTGAAGATCGTGGCCGTGAGCTGCCGGGAGAAGTTCGTCCGCATCTTCAACCCGTCGCAGGAGAGCACGGCCGACCTGAGCGGCATGGTGCTGAAGCAGGTGGTGCGCGGCTTGCCGGAGCGCCTGTACCGCTTCCCGCCGGGCACGCTGCTGGCCCCGCGGCACCACATCACGGTGCGCCCCGGCCCGGGAGCCCGGCCCCGACGGCCCAGCCCGGCCGCCCCTCACCCGCCGCTCCGCGCCCTTCCAGGTCTGGGGCGAGGGGACCCGCAGCGCCAAGAAGCCGCCGCGCGCGTCCTCGGGCCGGGAGCCCGTCCGCCTCCTCTCCAGCCGCGGCTGCGCGACGCTGCTCCTGAGCCCCAAGGGCGAGGTCTGTGCGGGCCCCCGGGGGGCCGGCCGGGGCTGGGGTGTGGGGGTGACCGACGCGCCCCGCAGGTCCTCAGTGAGCACCAGATCCCACGCCGCGAGACTCCGGCCCCGAGGGTCTTCGACGACGGCACCGACTTGTCCATCGACCGCTTCCCGCTCCCTGAAGTCGGGCCCGGCGCTGACACCTGCAAGCCGCAGCGCCCACCTCGACCCCTGCGCAAAGGCCGGGTGCGGGAGCCCCGGGTCAGTCGCCGGAGACCAAG GACGCGGGGCCTGCTGCCCCCAATGAGCTCGGGGAAACTCTTCCACGCGCGGGAGGGGCCCGCGCGGCCCGAGAACCCCGAGATCCCCGTGCCGCAGCACCTGCCCACCATCCCGGGTGACCCCACCCTGCCGTCGCCTCCCGCAGAGGccgggctggggctggagaaCTGTCGGCTCCGGAAGGAGCACCAAGTTCGG GTGTGCCGGAAGAGCGTGGACCGGAGCTGCCCCCTGGTGGCCCTGTCGGTGCAGAGCACGGCGGAGAGCAGATTCGGCTTCCGCTTCCTCAGCTGCCTGCCGGTCACCACGGACACCTGCCGCGGCGCCTAG